The Cucurbita pepo subsp. pepo cultivar mu-cu-16 chromosome LG15, ASM280686v2, whole genome shotgun sequence genome contains the following window.
TTAGCTACTGCCAGACAAGGATATTGGGGGATGAAACTTCTTGTTGtccttaaaacaaaatatggCCTAACCAGCTAACATTGTCAAAGGATCattgagaaatgaaaatataagcAATCCAATGAAAGCAGAGAGATGCAATTAACACTGCCATAAAAGGAGAATGCTGCAGGAAGATGCAATGAAGATAATCATTAAGAACAAATGGGGGCTTAACTAGCCAACATTGTTAAACAAAGGAGCATTAAGAATAGGAAATAAATGCAAAGCAAGTGAAACGGGAAAGATAATATCAGAATCTCATTTAATTCTAATTGTAAAACTGAACATCCGAGGCATACATAGGCAATGAAGAAGGCCACTATCCAAATAACGATACACCCTTTTGATCATCCacaaagaaaatcaataacTCTGTAAGCCAGAAGCACAATCGGAATCTTTAATTACTATATATGATCTGATGAAAAGATCAATTGTCAATTGTATCACATTGATAATTGCAAACATCAGTACAAGCCAGCCATTAAAGAACATTGAACTCTGATTAGATTTGAAGTTAGGAAGAAACCGTTTAGATATGGTATTTGTTTATCTCAAGATAAACTTTGCGGACTACGAACTCGGTCAAAATGGAATATATATCTTCGGACAATTTATAACATCATTAATGTAGAATCGACGGCGTAGATCCTTCAGTTGCCAAAAACCCATGATCCACATACCATTGAGGGCTAATTCATAGTTATAAAGCATATAaggaacaaacaaatattcaaGAGAAAACAGACCCGCATTGTTAGTGAAATTGCTGGAAGGAGTTCGCTTCCAACGCTTACTATATCAGTCGTGAACCACATTTGACTTCGGATTGACGAGACTGCGTAGATTGGCCATAACTTCAACATAAACCCCAAGCTTTAAGGTCGCAAGTGAGCGTTAGATTAGAATACTTCGATAGAGGGCAATATATGACCAAAATTAAGcacaacagaaaaaaaaaaaccgactCGATATCGTAAACGTTAATAGATCAAGAATCTGGTAGATCTTATTATTTCAAATCGGTtaaaatcaagaaagaaaaaagatgcaCACAAGTCATCAACTACTACTACAAAAGGTATCATGTATTCCAGATTGATATTAAtttcacaaagaaaaaggtCGATTCACAAGTTGAAAATATTCCGATCATCAACACTTgtacaattcacccccctaaGACTCCAATAACCGGATCAGGCGGAGAATCGGGTGTGAGATTGGTCGGGCTAGAAGCGAGGAACCACAAAGAAGACTTAGCAGCCAAAAGTTTTTTTCTCTGCAAGCAGAGGGGACCATACACCCTCCCAGCAAAGCAAGGAGAAGCATCAGCAATGTTCACCTGAAGCATACTGGAGCCCATCGGCGTAGTAGAAGGCGATAGCGATGAGGAACGAGTGGAGTAGATCTGAGAGACCAAATTAACCCGATTGAATCGGGCGATCATCCGCGAATTCCGGATTTGTGCTAGCGCACCAGGCTTTAGATACTTGTGAAACGTCTCGGAATGAGAGTTCCCGGATCTTCTGGATCTTCGATTCATGTTCCAGAGATGGAAGGAAAAGAGGGATGAGAACGATGGAAAATGGAGACGGGAGATTAGGGCTTTAATGAGTGGGGAGTGAGGAGTGGGCGGGAGAAGGAGTGGGCGGGAGAAGGAGAGGCGGGAAAGTGGTGGAGGGAAAATAAAATGGgaacagagagaaagagagggatcATATTATTTTTGCGCTTTTTAATGACCGGCCAGTAAGGGGAGTTTTGTCGTTTCTGACCTAGTTACCATGTTAGCGTGACACGTGTCTTTGCTTCTCTTAGAGCCTTTCTCAAATTTGGTTTTCTTGCATGCGCATAAATTACTAAAGATGCCCCTCTAAATGGATGCTTATGCACTTTTCAACTTGGATTAATAATTatcccataaatttttaattttaaaaataaataataattatgaatttatttgattttttttttttttttacaaacttCTTCTGATagacattaattttaattatatatgctataaacaaaattactaatttagagcgttattaaatacaaaaattaaaatttagaaagatatttaaaaatgtttagaCGCTAAATAACTACCACTACCACTTAAGAGTAAATATGTAACTCCGTgaacatacaaaattaaatagtataatttgacattttcttaaaattctttgaaattgTATTTTATATGTTCCCGagctttaaaaatataaatatttacatattttgtCGTATATAATGAATCTCATCAAattgataaatatttaataaattattaaattcatgTGGTGTATTTAAAACGGATGAACATATCAGACAAGGAGATCATAGTCATGTTAAACATTgactaatatattaaaatataaaaaattataaattcatacccatatatttttagttacctaatttaaagttttaagatttattatactttttttaagttaacGAGATTACCCAATTTTATTTCGAGATTAAAtaactgatatgaaccaaaagacatcaatcatacaatatgcttcaatgaagatgtgaataaaatattgttgaaattatcaaaacgCTTCCTCATTAACTCTTTAAACTCATACCATGAATCAATTGGTGCTTTAAGGTTTCTTCTCCTACTTGACATCAATTAATGATAtaaaccaagagacatcaatcatacaatatgcttcaataatatgcttcaatgaagatgtaaagaaaatattgttgaaattatcgaaagatatttcaatttgtgccacatggaagaagaatgaagtttcatgttataaatttggGGTGGATTacatttataacatgaaacttcattatTCTTccatgtggcatgaattgaaatatcttttgataatttcaacaatattttattcacatAATGCTTATTGAAGTATAGTGTAGGATTGATGTCTCTTAATTCATatcaataacaaaatatttaattattcgtgtgaaaactatataatttcattttgcaTTTTCATCCCTACGAATAAAATAGTctcattttttactttattaaattaaactttaatatgGGTTTGGTATTATTTTgcaatatatttaatttcgtGTCATTTGACGAGGGGAAATACTAAAATATCGAGGCCCATACCTAGGCCCACGTGCGCctgaggagaagcccaaattGAAAGCCCAAAGCCGATTATTAGTCTAATCAAACGGctatgattaattaattaattaattaattaacaccGCAAGTTTAGCGGGATTTTTTTGTCGGAGGCCCGCATGGCCTCCATATGATTGTTAATATAGAACAACGTTTCCAAATTAACGAATACAACttaccaaaaataaaacactttaaattttcaatcaaattataaaacacagataatttttaaaaaatattttgtagtttctaaaaagtaattaacaaAACTAGAAATTGAAAAACGAAAACagtatttatttaacttatttttaaaaaaatgttttatgtaAAAAGTTTTTAACTATGTACTGTTATATTTAGAAAGTAAAGTGACAATATAATACGTGGCTCCAGTAGATATTTACAATTCCCCAAATTTCACGGGAGAACCGTATCCCTCTCAATTACAGAAAATATCCCAATTTTTGCGAATTGACCGAGCCCTCCGCCCTAATATAACGGAAATTACAAAGGAAACCTTTCCATGTGGtcatattcattttcttaCGGTGTACCTCCACCCAAACTCCGCCACCTCATCATGGgaagaaaacaacaacaataataataaataaataaacaaaaagagaaaagtctACCTTTACACACCAAGTGGACATTTCTATAGtcatcaaattattaattccATCTTAAATGCCACAATCATAGCAACAGAACAGCACTGTAAATTAAagcatttttatatatttacttaatattaaaaaaaaattaaaattataatgtgttttttttatatttgaatttgataagccatagaaattgtaaatttttattaaattggaCACTAAACttacattattattacaaaatttgttagttttaaccaaaaattaatataacagATAAATTTGGGTAAAAAACTCGGAcgaaaaattgttttgaacttttataaatttaattaggttaaaacacaattttaatttttgttataaaatttcaaatttagtatATAGTTTGAATAAAGTTCAAGATTGATCTTCATTTATtgtaacaaaaataatgaaaattatctaatcaatttaaacaaattttgaagGGTATAGattcaattaaaatgaaattaaatattaaataatcaaCGCCCTAATGATACCGTCATCAAAACGAAACGCCGTTTTGAGATTGGACGAGTGGTGATGGTGAACGGTGCACCTCAATGTAGACGAGTAATTCTCTTGTCCCTCTTGGAGGCCTTAATTAACTTTACCCGCCAGATCAGTTCCAAGAGCAAAAGTGGCACGCAGCCCTAAGTGTTCATCCGTCTCCACACGCCCTCCACCTGCATTCTTCCTATCGCTGAGAACGACGACCACTATGTTCCTTTCTCACTGGTTCTTCCCATAACGGCTTCCATTTCCAGGCTCAACTCCCAATCCTTATCCCATAATTCTCTTATTGTCGTCATCCTGATAGCCATTTGTATATAATGGCTTCGGCCTCAGCATCTGCGCTGTTCAGAGCTTCAAGAGCAAGGTTATTATCACCTTCCTTTTGCTCCAGAGCCTTTCCCGGTTCTTCTCCGAAGCCGTCCTCGCTCTCGTTCGCTACCACTTATAGATCTCTCAGTGGTTCCTCTGCCTTTCGATCGGTTCCTCGCTGGAGTCACGGTGTCGACTGGCGTTCTCCTCTCAGTCTTCGTGCTCAGATCAGAGCCGCTGCTCCTGTGATTGAACGTCTTCATCGTAAATTCTCCTCCATGGGTATGGCCAAGAAAAGTTagcttgatttttttatttttttttttccatttattgtttgTGCGGAACGATTTGTCTTTGATGTGATTGTTCGGTTACGATGTTTATTGAATGGAATATTTTCTGTCGTCTTAACGGATGTATGCAAGATAATATGGTTTATTCGCTTTGCTGAGCGATTAAAGGTAATAGGATGGAAGTAGTCTAATAGgcctgtttctttctttctttttctttttcttttccttttcttggtTCACTCTTAGTTTATCTAGTTTATCAGGACCAGATATGCTGTGAGGACGAAATTTGATGCCGCGAGTTCATGACTTAATGTTGTACTtagttctttttattttatgtatatctCACTTATTCTGATCAAGCATTGTTATGGTTTCAGCTGCCCAAAATCCTTTCAAGCAAAATTTAACAAGTCTTCCAAAGCCTGGCGGTGGAGAATTTGGAAAGTATTACAGTCTACCATCTCTGAATGATCCGAGAATTGGTAACTTTTTCAAACTGACTACTGCAGAAGGattgttttaatagttttcgACAAAGCATTATCATTTCTTGTTTTGCTTCTTGTGAatactcatttttattttacgtTTATGCCCGACAGATAAGTTGCCTTACTCCATCAAAATATTACTTGAATCTGCAATTCGGAACTGTGACAATTTCCAAGTGAAGAAGGAAGATGTGGAGAAAATTATTGATTGGGAAAATAGCTCTCCAAAGCAAGTTGAAATTCCTTTCAAACCTGCTCGTGTCCTACTGCAGGTACTGTTTGATAGACTATGAGATTTTCCTGgatgattttgttcttttctgtctttatttttcaaattgtgCCCTCCCTAACATTTCCACGATCACAGGATTTTACTGGGGTACCAGCGGTTGTTGATCTTGCCTGTATGCGTGATGCCATGAACAAACTTGGCAGTGattccaataaaataaatcccCTGGTATGCATTTACTTCTTTAACACTTGTATGCTATGTCGGTGGTAAAATGTACTCTACATTATTGGGGTGTGAACACGTTCACTACTTTGACCAATGGTTTTACGTCATATGTTGATAGCCAAGATGTGAGAAATATGATGAGATGTTTCATGCTGATATTCAATTACTATCAAGAACTGTTGACATTTAATCCTATTGCTTTTTTACTCCTGATCGTGATCataatttatagatttttctTGACCACTTATAGGGAATATAATCTGTAGTCACGATATCCTCTTTTCAAGTTATCATTTCTTTTGGTGCCGTTGCAGGTTACTGTAGATGTCCTTGACCACCCAAATTTATGTCATCTAGTTTTTCCATAAATTTCTTACTGGAATTAGCATCTGTCGTGTAGGTTCCTGTAGACCTTGTAATTGACCATTCAGTTCAAGTTGATGTAGCAAAATCAGAAAATGCAGTCCAGGCCAATATGGAGCTTGAATTCCAAAGGAACAAGGAAAGATTTGCTTTCCTAAAATGGGGGTCTAATGCATTCCAGAATATGCTTGTTGTTCCTCCTGGATCTGGTATTGTGCATCAGGTACTAAATAGTGAGCTAGAAGGTTCtggataaaaaaatttacttttgaGAAGGTTTTCGTCGCTGCTAGCAAGACTGTATTAATTCAACACTACTTTTGGTcgaaaaatgttattaaatgaaatgaaaataaggaaaagTGATAATagcattaaatattaaaactgaGCGTTTGAATATTTCAGGTCAATTTGGAATATCTTGGAAGAGTGGTTTTCAACACTGGTGGTCTGCTCTATCCTGATAGTGTTGTTGGAACTGATTCTCACACAACAATGATTGATGGTTTGGGGGTTGCTGGTTGGGGTGTTGGAGGTATCGAGGCAGAGGCTGCAATGCTTGGACAGGTAATTGAGTTCTGaccttttgttttcaattgatttttgtAGATTCAGTACACATTTTGCCTATTTTGAAGGCTTGGGTTGAGTTCTATACTTTCCAGAGTCtgatgtttgaattttgttattgATAGCCAATGAGCATGGTATTGCCTGGTGTTGTTGGGTTCAAGTTATCTGGAAAATTACGAAATGGGGTCACTGCTACTGACTTGGTTTTGACTGTAACACAAATGTTGAGGAAGCATGGTGTTGTTGGAAAATTTGTAGAGTTCTACGGTAATTACATCCTGTGACCTATCAATGTGCTGTTTTTTTCCCAATTTTACTTTTCAGGCGATGGTTGTATGAAATGTGATTTTGTAGGGGATGGCATGGAGGAACTATCGTTAGCTGACCGAGCCACAATAGCAAATATGTCTCCCGAGTATGGTGCAACTATGGGGTTCTTCCCGGTGGATCATGTTACTTTGCAATATCTCAAGTTAACTGGAAGAAGCGATGAAACTGTGGGTGTTATCTCAGTGCATTGATAAATAAGTTGTACAGAAGAAGTGAAATCCTATATAACTTTTCTGTTTCTGACTGCAGGTGTCGATGATTGAAGCTTACCTCCGGGcaaataaaatgtttgttGACTATAATGAGGTAAATTCCTGcatattacttttttaatttctgttaTGAGTGTTCACCTGCTGGTCTTCTGATTTTTAGATGTAGCAGTAGTGGTTTTCTTATGtttggtcaattttttttgttcagcCTCAACAAGAAAGAGTGTATTCATCTTACCTACAATTAGACCTTGCGGGTGTAGAGCCATGCATTTCAGGTCCAAAAAGGTATGCGTTCTTAGCTGCTTTGTCAATATCTTCTTTGCCCTTCATGTTTAGGTTCCTAGATTCaggttttaatattttatatcagAATCTTGGATGTAGTCTTATACTCTTATGTTGCATCTGTAAAGACCCCATGATCGCGTGCCTTTGAAAGAGATGAAGTCTGATTGGCATGCTTGCCTTGATAACAAAGTTGGGTTTAAGGTATGTGTGTTACTTCTATCACATATAGTGTGGCTAACATATATCTaatcatattctttttaaattgacACCAGTCTTATcataatttatgtttattctgtaaatatttttaattcttgcTTTAATTCTAGGGATTTGCTATACCAAAAGAAGCACAGGAAAAAGTGGCGAAGTTTTCATTTCATGGTCAGCCAGCTGAGCTGAAACATGGTAGCGTTGTTATCGCAGCTATAACAAGCTGTACCAACACGTCAAACCCTAGTGTTATGTTAGGCGCTGCTCTTGTAGCGAAAAAGGCTTGTGAACTTGGTTTACAGGTACTCATGGACAAGGGTGTTCAATTCATTTAAGAGACTTCTTTTTATATCCCTTCCTTTTCCaatgtttaataatttcttcaaaCATTGTGATTTTAGCTCTTGTCACTTTAGTTCTGCTTTTATCCTTTTTGGCCTGGCTTGAGGGGCGAAAGTATAGTCTTTGCATGTTAATCATGTCTTATTCTTAATGTTACACCAGGTGAAGCCATGGGTGAAAACAAGTCTTGCACCGGGCTCCGGAGTTGTGACAAAATACTTATTGAAGAGGTAATTAATCATCAAACCTAATTGTTATATATTACTGCATCTAGTCTagtaattttcatatttctcatttcttgtTTCCCTGTCTTGTTttttcgaaagaaaaaaaaagagcaatTGAAACATGTTTGAtaattgttcttgttctttttttcctttaaaaaaataaaagtgttcTCTAGAGGCTTTAAgttgagaaaagaaatttacttaaaaataaaatattcaaattatttttatttctattttttatatttactttattttataaataaaaatgataaaataaaaaattttatgttttgagTTGAAGTCTTTGTActgtaaaacaaaaaagaacagGAGGAATGCTAGCCTTTCCAGACATCAGTGAAaacttacatttttttttttaattataattaaaaagcaATAAGGAATGGAATATTACCAAATATttcttatctaaaaaaatcacctttcttttatttcgtaagaacatgaaaaataataattctgTATGTGATTGATGCAGTGGACTACAGCCATATCTAAATCAGCAGGGCTTCCATATAGTTGGCTATGGTTGTACAACCTGTATCGGTAATTCTGGGGATTTGGATGAATCAGTATCTGCTGCTATATCCGAGAACGGTAATTTTAGAATGTGATAAGCTGATAAGATATTGTAATCAGGGCATGCGATTGTTACAAAATGGCCCGACTTTACTcgttaaataatatttaacagGTATACTGTTTCAGTTTCGccttgattaattttttaaggacTTTGTTTATGCAGATATTGTTGCAGCTGCTGTGCTCTCTGGGAACCGGAATTTTGAGGGTCGTGTTCATCCACTGACCAGAGCGAACTACCTTGCTTCACCTCCCTTGGTGGTGGCTTATGCCTTAGCTGGCACGGTATGCACTGGCAGTTTTTATATCTACTTCTGGTCAATTTTGGGCTGTGGAATGATAAAATGTATTGGGTACTGTTTTGGTTCCTTTGATCATATTTAGTTGTAAGGTGGATTTCAGAGAGGTAGTGATATGAAAATCATCAAAACGTCTAGTCCAACCtttctttagtttttaattcttcttttgtgGTCTAAGGTGGGGGATTGTTGGTTGAGAAATAGGACAATGTCCTTTTTACACAAGGTCTTACCTCAGCATAGCTTAACAGTAgatttttattggtttattGCCTTCTGACTGGTAGGATGTTAGTTTCACTCCATAAGAAAGTATAACATTTCAGTAACAATGTAGTTATTTGCAGAGGGCTGTTTTTACAACTCCATACGGTTTCAATACAATAGGCTATTTTGACACTCTTTGGTGGTATTCCAACTTATTTAGTGCATTTCTTGCTGCCCTTTGTTGGTTTACAGATAGAAAGTGGAGGTTCTTCTTGACATTCGAAAGGGCGTCACAtgaccttttccttctttagtTTGTAATAACTGTAGATCGTTTCTTAATAGAATATTCTGTCGCAACCTTTTTAACCAACCGGATGGTGTTTTTTAACCTCACTGGGACTGATTTCGGCGATGTGTTGTGTCAAGTCTTAATGTAGTTAAAGAATATGATTTTGGCGATGTCTCTGTCACCCTCTCGCAGTTGTAAAACTATTGAGTTAAATGGTGTCTCAAGCTATCATAAAAGAATCATATTTTTGGAATAGTTGAGTGAAAATCATGAATTATGTTGTGGCTCTAATCTGGTACTATTTTATCTTCATGAGATAATTTGAATGAGTTTTCCAGGTTGATATCGACTTTGAGAAGGATCCAATTGGAAAAGGGAAGGATGGAAAGGATGTCTATTTCAGAGACATCTGGCCTTCTACAGAAGAAATAGCCGAGGTAGATAGTTTTTATATTGTGGAAGTGCAGTGAAATACGTTTTACAAGTAATAATTGATTTAACTGGTTTAAAATACATCTTAGGTTGTTCAATCCAGTGTATTGCCTGACATGTTCAAAAGTACTTATGAATCTATTACAAAAGGAAACCCAATGTGGAACCAACTTTCAGTACCTGCTGGCACCCTGTATTCATGGGACCCGAAGTCCACCTATATTCATGAACCACCCTACTTCAAGAATATGACCATGGACCCTCCAGGAGCACATG
Protein-coding sequences here:
- the LOC111811831 gene encoding uncharacterized protein LOC111811831, with product MNRRSRRSGNSHSETFHKYLKPGALAQIRNSRMIARFNRVNLVSQIYSTRSSSLSPSTTPMGSSMLQVNIADASPCFAGRVYGPLCLQRKKLLAAKSSLWFLASSPTNLTPDSPPDPVIGVLGG
- the LOC111811641 gene encoding aconitate hydratase, cytoplasmic-like, producing the protein MASASASALFRASRARLLSPSFCSRAFPGSSPKPSSLSFATTYRSLSGSSAFRSVPRWSHGVDWRSPLSLRAQIRAAAPVIERLHRKFSSMAAQNPFKQNLTSLPKPGGGEFGKYYSLPSLNDPRIDKLPYSIKILLESAIRNCDNFQVKKEDVEKIIDWENSSPKQVEIPFKPARVLLQDFTGVPAVVDLACMRDAMNKLGSDSNKINPLVPVDLVIDHSVQVDVAKSENAVQANMELEFQRNKERFAFLKWGSNAFQNMLVVPPGSGIVHQVNLEYLGRVVFNTGGLLYPDSVVGTDSHTTMIDGLGVAGWGVGGIEAEAAMLGQPMSMVLPGVVGFKLSGKLRNGVTATDLVLTVTQMLRKHGVVGKFVEFYGDGMEELSLADRATIANMSPEYGATMGFFPVDHVTLQYLKLTGRSDETVSMIEAYLRANKMFVDYNEPQQERVYSSYLQLDLAGVEPCISGPKRPHDRVPLKEMKSDWHACLDNKVGFKGFAIPKEAQEKVAKFSFHGQPAELKHGSVVIAAITSCTNTSNPSVMLGAALVAKKACELGLQVKPWVKTSLAPGSGVVTKYLLKSGLQPYLNQQGFHIVGYGCTTCIGNSGDLDESVSAAISENDIVAAAVLSGNRNFEGRVHPLTRANYLASPPLVVAYALAGTVDIDFEKDPIGKGKDGKDVYFRDIWPSTEEIAEVVQSSVLPDMFKSTYESITKGNPMWNQLSVPAGTLYSWDPKSTYIHEPPYFKNMTMDPPGAHGVKDAYCLLNFGDSITTDHISPAGSIQKDSPAAKYLIERGVDRKDFNSYGSRRGNDEVMARGTFANIRLVNKLLNGEVGPKTVHVPTGEKLYVFEAAERYKSAGQDTIVLAGAEYGSGSSRDWAAKGPMLLGVKAVIAKSFERIHRSNLVGMGIIPLCYKSGEDADSLGLTGHERYTIDLPTNISEIRPGQDVTVTTDSGKSFTCTVRFDTEVELAYFNHGGILPYVIRNLIKQ